The following are encoded in a window of Providencia rettgeri genomic DNA:
- the nfuA gene encoding Fe-S biogenesis protein NfuA, protein MINITEAAQAHFAKLLENQEPGTQIRVFVINPGTPTAECGVSYCPPGAVEATDKELKFEKLSAYVDEISAPFLEEAEIDFVTDQLGSQLTLKAPNAKMRKVSDDAPLIERVEYVLQSQINPQLASHGGRVSLMEITDDGFAILQFGGGCNGCSMVDVTLKEGIEKELLKMFDGELKGVKDLTEHQRGEHSFY, encoded by the coding sequence ATGATTAATATTACTGAAGCAGCACAGGCTCACTTTGCCAAGTTGTTGGAAAACCAAGAGCCAGGAACCCAAATCCGTGTATTTGTCATCAACCCGGGTACACCAACAGCTGAGTGTGGCGTGTCATACTGCCCACCAGGTGCTGTTGAAGCAACAGATAAAGAATTGAAGTTTGAAAAATTATCTGCTTATGTTGATGAAATTAGTGCACCTTTCTTGGAAGAAGCTGAAATTGATTTCGTTACCGACCAATTGGGCTCACAACTAACCCTAAAAGCGCCAAACGCGAAAATGCGCAAAGTCTCTGATGATGCACCATTAATCGAGCGTGTTGAGTACGTTTTACAATCACAAATTAACCCGCAATTAGCTAGCCATGGCGGTCGTGTTTCTCTTATGGAAATCACCGATGACGGCTTTGCTATCTTGCAATTTGGTGGTGGTTGTAACGGTTGTTCAATGGTCGATGTCACCTTAAAAGAAGGTATTGAAAAAGAATTACTGAAAATGTTTGATGGTGAGTTAAAAGGCGTTAAAGACCTAACTGAACACCAACGTGGCGAGCACTCTTTCTACTAA
- a CDS encoding DNA utilization protein GntX → MLSMEGACWLCHQSLKLGCQGICSFCLKSLPSMPKCCPRCALPCESAMQHCGRCLKQPPPWQCLITVSPYQAPLRRLIHHFKFHQQSQLAFPLARIFVLFWLRGYRENTWQKPDLIMTVPLHRHRLWWRGFDHMALIGENLSRWLNIPYSRNSLLRSRDTLAQITLKREHRRKNLKGAFTLETRVSGLHIAILDDVITTGSTMNAAAQLLICAGARTVDAWSLCRTL, encoded by the coding sequence ATGCTATCAATGGAAGGGGCATGTTGGCTATGCCATCAATCACTAAAATTAGGTTGCCAAGGCATTTGTAGTTTTTGCCTAAAAAGCTTACCGTCGATGCCAAAGTGCTGCCCACGTTGCGCACTCCCCTGCGAGTCCGCAATGCAACACTGCGGACGCTGCTTGAAGCAGCCTCCCCCTTGGCAGTGTTTAATCACCGTATCACCCTATCAAGCTCCACTACGTAGGCTTATTCATCACTTTAAGTTTCACCAACAATCGCAGCTTGCTTTCCCTTTAGCGCGCATTTTTGTTTTATTTTGGTTACGGGGTTACCGCGAAAATACTTGGCAAAAACCCGATCTGATAATGACTGTCCCGTTGCATCGTCACCGGTTGTGGTGGCGAGGATTTGACCACATGGCATTAATAGGCGAAAATTTATCCCGATGGTTAAATATCCCCTATTCGCGAAATTCATTACTCCGTAGTCGTGATACACTGGCGCAGATTACATTAAAACGTGAACATCGCCGAAAAAACCTAAAGGGAGCGTTTACCTTAGAAACTCGCGTTTCTGGCCTACATATCGCCATTTTGGATGATGTGATTACAACAGGTTCGACAATGAATGCTGCGGCACAATTGTTGATTTGTGCGGGTGCGCGAACTGTTGATGCGTGGTCACTCTGTCGCACCTTGTAG
- a CDS encoding DeoR/GlpR family transcriptional regulator — translation MKQTQRHDAIVELVRLQGYVSTEELVEHFEVSPQTIRRDLNDLAEQNKIQRHHGGAALPSSSVNAAYNDRKIMWSDEKARIAQHVASQIPDGATLFIDIGTTPEAVAHALVNHKNLRVVTNNLNVATLLMPKEDFRLILAGGEVRSRDGGIVGEATLDFISQFRLDYGILGISGIDMDGSLLEFDYHEVRTKRAIIENSRCVMLVTDHSKFGRNAMVNLGNMNLIDYLFTDKQPPDSILKVIEQHNVQLELC, via the coding sequence GTGAAACAAACCCAGAGACATGATGCAATTGTTGAACTTGTGCGTCTTCAGGGATATGTCAGTACTGAAGAACTGGTCGAGCACTTTGAGGTGAGTCCTCAAACCATCCGACGAGACCTCAATGACCTCGCTGAGCAGAATAAAATTCAGCGGCACCACGGGGGTGCAGCACTGCCTTCAAGCTCCGTAAACGCGGCGTATAATGACCGTAAAATCATGTGGTCAGATGAAAAAGCTCGTATTGCGCAGCATGTCGCTAGCCAAATTCCTGATGGTGCAACACTATTTATTGATATCGGAACGACACCTGAAGCCGTTGCGCATGCGTTAGTTAACCATAAAAACTTGCGGGTAGTGACCAATAACCTTAACGTTGCCACGTTACTGATGCCAAAAGAAGACTTCCGCTTAATTCTAGCGGGGGGCGAAGTGCGTTCACGTGACGGCGGAATTGTTGGTGAAGCGACGCTCGATTTTATCTCTCAATTTAGGTTAGATTACGGCATTCTTGGGATCAGCGGCATTGATATGGATGGCTCATTACTGGAGTTTGATTATCATGAAGTGCGTACGAAACGCGCAATTATTGAGAATTCACGTTGCGTTATGTTGGTCACTGATCACTCTAAATTTGGTCGTAATGCGATGGTTAACCTCGGTAACATGAACTTAATCGACTACCTATTTACCGATAAACAACCACCAGACAGTATCCTCAAAGTGATTGAGCAACATAACGTCCAGCTCGAACTTTGCTAA
- the glpG gene encoding rhomboid family intramembrane serine protease GlpG: MIHITSFANPRMAQAFVDYMAGQNIHLSLQPSQEQALYELWLEDDQFLNQVRHELDIFLQNPNDPRYLAASWQTGNADTQFQYRNFLTWGYLKEQSGPLTIAVILLSIVVYLWVEMTGAFEVLRYLAWPIGDQQSELWRWISPAFVHFSLSHIGFNLALWWFLAGQVERKLGTGKLFTILLVSALFSNWGQSLFSENNFGGLSGVVYALVSYVWLTGERNPESGVHVPRGLMIFSIIWLFFGYFDILGMHIANAAHTSGLIIGLLMGVWDNRHSFIKYQSSR; this comes from the coding sequence ATGATCCACATCACTTCCTTTGCCAACCCTAGAATGGCGCAAGCTTTTGTTGATTATATGGCGGGGCAAAATATCCATTTAAGCCTTCAGCCCTCCCAAGAACAAGCGCTGTATGAACTTTGGTTGGAAGATGACCAATTTCTAAATCAAGTCCGTCACGAACTTGATATTTTCCTGCAAAACCCAAATGATCCCCGTTACCTTGCTGCCAGTTGGCAAACAGGTAACGCCGATACACAATTTCAATACCGTAATTTTCTCACTTGGGGCTACTTAAAAGAACAATCTGGCCCACTAACAATTGCTGTTATTCTGCTATCGATTGTTGTATATCTTTGGGTAGAAATGACGGGTGCGTTTGAAGTATTACGTTACTTAGCATGGCCGATTGGCGACCAACAATCTGAACTTTGGCGTTGGATAAGCCCCGCGTTTGTACATTTTTCACTGTCGCATATTGGATTTAACCTTGCACTATGGTGGTTTCTGGCAGGCCAAGTTGAACGCAAGCTAGGTACAGGGAAGCTGTTTACTATTTTACTGGTCTCCGCCTTGTTTAGTAACTGGGGGCAATCGTTATTTAGTGAAAATAACTTTGGCGGTCTATCGGGTGTGGTGTATGCCTTAGTCAGCTATGTTTGGCTTACTGGCGAGCGCAACCCAGAGAGCGGCGTGCACGTCCCCCGAGGGTTAATGATTTTCTCAATTATCTGGCTCTTTTTCGGTTACTTCGATATTTTAGGTATGCATATTGCTAATGCCGCACATACTTCAGGGTTAATTATCGGCTTATTGATGGGAGTGTGGGATAATAGGCACAGTTTTATTAAATACCAGAGCTCCAGATAA
- the glpE gene encoding thiosulfate sulfurtransferase GlpE, which produces MDHFETLTPEQAYQHWLENTAVLVDVRDPQSFRAGHASGAYHLTNESLSQFLEQTDYEQPVMVMCYHGHSSQGAAQYLINIGYESVYSINGGFEAWLREYPQAVTAL; this is translated from the coding sequence ATGGACCATTTTGAGACACTAACACCAGAACAGGCTTACCAACATTGGTTAGAAAACACGGCCGTACTTGTTGATGTACGTGACCCACAGAGCTTCCGTGCAGGCCACGCCAGCGGTGCTTATCACCTTACCAATGAGTCGCTCAGTCAATTTTTAGAACAAACGGATTATGAACAGCCCGTTATGGTTATGTGCTACCACGGGCACAGCAGCCAAGGGGCGGCACAGTATCTGATCAACATTGGCTATGAATCTGTTTACAGCATTAATGGCGGGTTTGAAGCTTGGTTAAGGGAATATCCACAAGCCGTCACGGCGCTCTAG